A region from the Pelobates fuscus isolate aPelFus1 chromosome 3, aPelFus1.pri, whole genome shotgun sequence genome encodes:
- the LOC134602097 gene encoding uncharacterized protein LOC134602097, translating into MACSENVKQWLMNYIKRHGGPYEISQDGKQSWEKMQEFLGEVLFEKNVSDKKRKGCIMQALLSCCLKLEGILKIKEDEMAELNSVINMKSEKLNNKIVDLRVHAVTTGEALIEKAKMCDELTVENERLNEKILKMQKELDECRHATNMAFNKMAESMAPSSRSPVSEIPGSIANPGIGDTGYKPLFPWEDLKEKSVTNLPAAPTTTTTVLNPDNSGEIQLVNKQLKPQEMDAIVREIGQVPQQDINRFLQWFCGIQRVKEMYSLTTSDMERVLQRVVGNGLWVRIVQTCGQQRRTRDMLKEILRALYGITSNVSLSGKIKQLKQESPYELSARISTVMEQFGVSNPGFEQGGMVHRSMFLDALEEDIKDEISVTPNPSEMCDLLLRADNLWRRKVKNESFAVDAARIFRVERRDRSTMYPQKPIRGNRFQHMGNFRGENESGSDKRRRDPQRDHRNRDSAKGSNVMGDNWRNRWEEPQVINNNWNNNNNWERLKWRDNNWENPSWREKRRNNRENTWRRNHRWDEQPNRRNWDNWRNKEGNSEFWDLKRQTERLEAEVKALREQIREEGKTDQLRVPSN; encoded by the coding sequence atggcttgttcaGAAAATGTGAAACAATGGCTTATGAATTATATTAAGAGACATGGTGGTCCTTATGAAATCTCTCAGGACGGTAAACAGTCATGGGAAAAGATGCAGGAGTTTTTAGGAGAAGTGTTATTTGAGAAAAACGTGtctgataaaaaaagaaaagggtgtATTATGCAAGCGTTACTATCATGTTGTTTAAAATTagagggaattttaaaaataaaggagGATGAAATGGCAGAGCTTAACTCAGTAATTAACATGAAATCTGAGAAATTGAATAATAAGATTGTAGATCTAAGAGTGCATGCAGTTACAACTGGTGAAGCTTTGATTGAAAAGGCCAAAATGTGCGACGAACTTACAGTGGAGAATGAGAGGCTGAATGAGAAAATTTTGAAGATGCAAAAAGAATTGGATGAATGCAGACATGCTACTAATATGGCTTTTAATAAAATGGCAGAAAGTATGGCACCTTCGAGTAGGTCTCCTGTATCTGAAATTCCAGGGTCTATTGCTAACCCAGGGATTGGAGATACAGGATACAAACCTCTTTTTCCATGGGAGGATTTGAAAGAAAAGTCAGTGACAAATCTCCCTGCGGCTCCAACTACAACAACCACAGTGTTGAATCCTGATAATTCTGGAGAGATTCAGCTGGTTAATAAGCAGTTAAAGCCACAAGAAATGGATGCCATAGTTAGAGAAATAGGGCAGGTCCCTCAGCAGGATATCAATCGCTTTTTGCAATGGTTTTGTGGAATTCAAAGAGTGAAAGAGATGTATAGTTTGACAACTAGTGATATGGAGAGAGTGCTGCAGAGAGTTGTTGGAAATGGATTGTGGGTCAGGATTGTACAGACATGTGGTCAGCAGCGTAGAACTAGGGATATGTTGAAAGAGATCTTGAGAGCACTTTATGGAATTACATCAAATGTGTCATTGTCTGGAAAAATTAAACAGCTGAAACAAGAGTCTCCGTATGAATTGTCAGCTAGAATCTCCACAGTGATGGAACAGTTTGGTGTCAGTAATCCTGGTTTTGAACAGGGAGGGATGGTGCATAGATCAATGTTTTTGGATGCATTAGAGGAAGATATTAAGGATGAGATATCTGTAACCCCAAACCCATCAGAAATGTGTGATTTACTGTTAAGAGCTGATAATTTGtggcgaagaaaggttaaaaatgagAGTTTTGCTGTAGATGCTGCCAGGATTTTCAGAGTAGAGAGGAGAGACAGGTCTACCATGTATCCTCAGAAACCAATCAGGGGAAATAGATTTCAGCATATGGGAAATTTTAGAGGTGAGAATGAATCTGGTAGTGACAAAAGAcggagagatccacagagggaccataggaatagggatAGTGCTAAAGGGAGCAATGTAATGGGAGACAATTGGAGAAATAGATGGGAGGAGCCTCAGGTAATCAacaataattggaataataataataactgggagAGGCTAAAATGGAGAGATAATAACTGGGAAAATCCCAGTTGGAGAGAAAAACGAAGAAACAACAGAGAGAATActtggagaaggaaccatagatgggatgagcagcCCAATAGACGAaattgggataattggaggaataaagaagggaatagcgAATTCTGGGACCTGAAGAGACAGACCGAGAGATTGGAGGCAGAAGTAAAAGCACTTAGGGAACAGATCAGAGAGGAGGGAAAGACTGATCAATTGAGGGTCCCCAGCAATTAA